One part of the Dyadobacter sp. 676 genome encodes these proteins:
- a CDS encoding DUF6728 family protein, with product MKRYFQLGEVFSYFIRVFKKRDPNNPDSFNLRMMHGINRISIIMFLICVIIMIVRALTR from the coding sequence ATGAAAAGATACTTTCAACTGGGCGAGGTATTTTCCTACTTCATCCGCGTTTTTAAAAAACGCGACCCGAATAACCCCGATTCGTTCAATTTACGCATGATGCACGGGATCAACCGCATTTCCATCATCATGTTCCTGATCTGTGTCATTATCATGATCGTCAGAGCCTTAACACGATGA
- a CDS encoding MmcQ/YjbR family DNA-binding protein: protein MNLETLRDYCLKLPGVTEELPFGPDTLVFKVMGKVFLLTPLDTPQHQFNAKCDPEKAEELREKYPDVRPGYHMNKKHWNTVYVTGSIPSDELFSWVKDSYDLVVASLPKKTREEGSSRKSGGRLSIKFGKPE, encoded by the coding sequence ATGAACCTGGAAACACTGCGCGACTATTGCCTGAAATTACCCGGCGTAACGGAAGAGCTGCCATTCGGTCCGGATACGCTGGTTTTCAAAGTGATGGGAAAGGTGTTCCTGCTCACACCACTGGATACGCCCCAGCATCAGTTCAATGCGAAATGCGATCCTGAGAAGGCGGAAGAGCTGAGGGAAAAATATCCCGACGTACGGCCTGGATATCATATGAATAAAAAGCACTGGAATACGGTGTATGTCACCGGCAGTATTCCGAGCGACGAGCTTTTCAGCTGGGTAAAGGATTCATACGATCTGGTCGTGGCGAGCTTGCCGAAGAAAACGCGGGAGGAGGGATCAAGCAGAAAATCTGGGGGGAGATTAAGCATAAAGTTTGGTAAGCCTGAATAG
- a CDS encoding transposase, giving the protein MTNKAARGRKGSLVAMVKGTQASLVIEVLRKIPKGIRGKVREVTLDMAANMGLIVSRCFPKALKVIDRFHVQKLAFDAVQEIRIQHRWQALDQENQAIEAGRQSGLVYQPEILANGDTLKQLLVRSRYLLFKHHDKWTPSQVHRSRLLFERYPLIAQAYTLATGLGTVFRVCKSKEQAFKRLALWYNAVENCGLDSFKTVARSIQTHYLDILNFFNNRSTNASAESFNAKIKAFRSSSRGVRDIPFFLFRLTKLYA; this is encoded by the coding sequence GTGACTAACAAAGCAGCCAGAGGCAGAAAAGGCTCATTGGTGGCTATGGTCAAAGGCACGCAAGCTAGCTTGGTCATCGAGGTTTTGAGAAAGATTCCGAAAGGTATTCGAGGTAAAGTACGGGAAGTAACGCTGGATATGGCCGCTAACATGGGGTTGATTGTCAGTCGATGTTTTCCAAAAGCTCTGAAGGTCATCGACCGCTTTCATGTGCAAAAACTTGCCTTTGATGCAGTTCAGGAAATCAGGATACAACATCGTTGGCAAGCCCTGGATCAAGAAAATCAGGCTATTGAAGCTGGCAGGCAATCTGGTTTGGTTTACCAGCCGGAAATTCTTGCCAACGGAGATACCTTAAAACAGCTGCTTGTCAGGAGTAGATATTTGCTTTTCAAGCACCATGACAAGTGGACACCTTCACAGGTTCATCGTTCCAGGCTGCTTTTCGAGCGTTACCCACTAATCGCCCAGGCTTACACGCTCGCAACAGGCTTAGGAACCGTTTTTCGGGTTTGCAAGTCCAAAGAGCAGGCGTTTAAAAGACTGGCATTGTGGTACAATGCAGTTGAAAATTGCGGCTTAGATTCCTTTAAAACCGTTGCCCGATCTATTCAAACGCATTATCTGGACATCCTTAATTTCTTCAATAACAGGAGTACCAACGCTTCGGCAGAGTCATTCAATGCGAAGATCAAGGCTTTTAGATCCTCATCCAGAGGTGTGAGGGATATTCCATTCTTCCTATTCAGGCTTACCAAACTTTATGCTTAA
- a CDS encoding transposase, whose amino-acid sequence MQESYLALVRFLLPEGILDYFELSKIVEGLTGLHIYLEEKNLPPSEYKDQKLESKGYLPEIYIQDFPIRNQKVTLCIKRRRWEVKDTGEIISRDWNVVQQGTRMTKEFADFLKTMY is encoded by the coding sequence TTGCAAGAGTCCTATTTAGCCCTAGTCCGCTTCCTGTTACCAGAGGGTATCCTCGATTATTTCGAGCTTTCCAAAATCGTCGAAGGCCTCACTGGTCTGCATATTTACTTGGAAGAGAAAAATCTTCCTCCTTCCGAATACAAGGATCAAAAATTAGAATCCAAAGGTTATTTACCTGAGATTTACATTCAGGACTTTCCTATTCGTAATCAAAAAGTTACGCTCTGTATCAAGCGTCGACGCTGGGAAGTCAAGGACACTGGCGAAATTATCAGCAGGGATTGGAATGTGGTGCAACAGGGAACTCGGATGACTAAAGAGTTCGCTGATTTTTTAAAAACAATGTATTGA
- the gldC gene encoding gliding motility protein GldC, giving the protein MKKSEIHFTVELDDKNIPEKIFWDATDNPNEGINDTRAIAIGVWDHYHKGTLKIDLWTKDMEVFDMKRFYIELMSGIADTLLTATNDRGMADMIEGVCDTLSKRLDEEMKAAK; this is encoded by the coding sequence ATGAAAAAATCAGAAATCCATTTCACGGTTGAACTAGACGATAAGAATATACCCGAGAAGATTTTTTGGGATGCTACCGATAACCCCAACGAGGGTATCAACGACACCCGTGCGATCGCCATCGGCGTTTGGGACCACTACCATAAAGGGACGCTGAAAATCGACCTCTGGACGAAGGATATGGAAGTTTTTGATATGAAGCGATTTTACATTGAACTCATGAGCGGTATCGCGGATACATTGCTGACTGCCACCAACGACCGGGGCATGGCCGATATGATCGAAGGTGTTTGCGATACGCTGAGCAAGCGTCTGGATGAAGAAATGAAGGCGGCGAAATAA
- a CDS encoding DUF4197 domain-containing protein has protein sequence MKYKILSLTLFWLIFAHTSKAQFNLGKVLEKVGGKSGGLSENEIVQGLKEALNVGITNGSESASKVDGFFKNELIKIAVPPEAQKVAETLRKMGLGEQVDKFTLSLNRAAEDAAKKSKPIFFKAITSMTVPDALGILKGPDDAATQYLKKSTNDELFKTFFPVVDSTLNLNKATHYYADIVNTYNQLPLVKKVNPNLKEYATQKTIDGLYVLIAQEEKKIRENPGARVTDLLKKVFSQAGK, from the coding sequence ATGAAATACAAAATCCTTTCATTAACGCTGTTTTGGCTCATTTTTGCGCACACTTCAAAGGCGCAGTTCAATCTCGGAAAGGTGTTGGAGAAGGTGGGGGGCAAAAGTGGCGGGCTCAGTGAAAACGAGATCGTTCAGGGACTTAAAGAAGCGTTGAACGTAGGCATCACGAACGGCTCCGAATCGGCTTCGAAGGTGGACGGTTTCTTTAAAAATGAACTGATCAAAATCGCGGTACCGCCCGAGGCTCAGAAGGTAGCGGAGACATTGCGGAAAATGGGACTCGGGGAACAGGTCGATAAATTTACCCTGTCGCTCAACCGCGCCGCCGAGGACGCCGCCAAGAAGTCGAAACCGATTTTCTTCAAAGCCATCACGTCCATGACCGTCCCCGATGCATTGGGCATTCTGAAAGGGCCCGACGACGCTGCTACCCAATATTTGAAGAAATCGACCAACGACGAGCTTTTCAAGACATTCTTCCCTGTGGTGGACAGCACGTTGAACCTCAATAAGGCAACGCACTATTATGCCGATATCGTGAACACCTACAACCAGCTCCCGCTGGTAAAAAAAGTCAATCCCAACTTGAAAGAGTACGCGACCCAGAAGACGATCGACGGACTGTACGTGCTCATCGCGCAAGAGGAAAAGAAAATCCGGGAGAATCCGGGTGCCCGGGTGACTGATTTGCTCAAAAAAGTGTTTAGTCAGGCAGGCAAGTAG
- a CDS encoding competence/damage-inducible protein A: MISSARAEIITIGDEILFGQIVDTNTQWIGAQLTDIGIRPVRKTSVGDNRQDILDAFAQASRRADIVIVTGGLGPTRDDITKHTFCEYFGTELEINQDALALVTEFFAKRGRAMTELNIQQAALPKNCTYIPNLWGTAPGMWFEKDGVIYVSLPGVPYEMKNLMEFEILPRLKARFSIHIIQHKSIRTIGIGESFLAEKISAWEDALPGHIKLAYLPHFGQVKLRLTGTGTDPAVLDRELNEQVALALPLIGDYVFGYDSDELETVVGTLLMQNNATVGTAESCTGGYVANQITSVPGSSRYFEGSVVSYSNALKINLLGVSAETLEAYGAVSEQTAREMAEGARRVLNTTFALSTTGIAGPDGGTPEKPVGTVWIACATPDETFTQLLTLRNNRKINIELTCSYALNLLRKTILKTSLAVKG, from the coding sequence ATGATTTCCTCTGCCAGAGCTGAAATAATCACGATCGGTGACGAGATACTTTTCGGCCAAATCGTCGATACAAACACCCAATGGATTGGCGCTCAGCTCACTGATATCGGGATCCGTCCGGTGCGGAAAACGTCGGTCGGCGACAACAGGCAGGACATCCTCGACGCATTCGCACAAGCCAGCCGGCGGGCTGATATCGTGATCGTCACAGGCGGCCTGGGCCCCACGCGCGACGACATTACGAAGCATACTTTCTGCGAATATTTCGGTACCGAACTCGAAATCAACCAGGACGCGCTCGCGCTCGTTACGGAATTTTTCGCAAAACGCGGCCGCGCCATGACCGAGCTGAACATCCAGCAGGCGGCGCTCCCCAAAAATTGTACCTACATTCCCAACCTGTGGGGAACCGCTCCCGGCATGTGGTTCGAAAAAGACGGGGTCATTTACGTGTCGCTGCCCGGCGTGCCCTACGAAATGAAAAACCTGATGGAGTTCGAAATCCTGCCGAGGCTTAAAGCGCGGTTTTCGATCCACATTATTCAACATAAATCCATCCGAACGATCGGCATTGGTGAATCCTTTCTGGCGGAAAAAATCTCGGCATGGGAAGATGCCCTGCCTGGACATATCAAGCTGGCCTATCTGCCGCATTTCGGGCAGGTGAAGCTGCGGCTGACCGGCACCGGAACCGACCCGGCCGTTTTGGACAGAGAGCTGAACGAGCAGGTTGCATTGGCGCTCCCGCTGATCGGCGACTATGTTTTCGGCTACGATTCCGACGAGCTGGAAACCGTCGTCGGCACGTTACTGATGCAAAACAATGCCACCGTGGGAACCGCAGAAAGCTGCACCGGTGGCTACGTTGCCAACCAGATCACGAGTGTTCCGGGTTCATCGCGCTATTTCGAAGGCTCGGTGGTAAGTTACAGCAATGCGCTGAAAATAAACCTGCTCGGTGTATCAGCAGAGACGCTCGAAGCTTACGGTGCCGTGAGCGAGCAAACCGCCCGCGAAATGGCCGAAGGGGCCCGCCGCGTGCTGAATACCACCTTTGCCCTCTCGACCACCGGCATCGCAGGCCCCGACGGCGGTACGCCGGAAAAGCCGGTAGGCACCGTGTGGATCGCCTGCGCCACGCCCGACGAGACGTTCACACAACTGCTCACATTAAGAAACAACAGAAAAATCAATATAGAACTAACCTGCTCCTATGCCCTTAATCTGCTGAGAAAAACCATTTTAAAAACATCGCTCGCGGTAAAAGGATAA
- a CDS encoding dihydrolipoamide acetyltransferase family protein has translation MKIIEMVMPPMGESIMECTVLHLLAEEGAKVRVDDSILEVATDKVDTEVPCPYEGTLTKWLVKVDDVVPIGSAVAQIEVADDVVALEAPPLVPVEEEADVAATAALLEKDFRAAVSRAPEPAYEYAPADTAVNSFYSPLVLSIAREEQIPVDELKIIKGTGLENRVTKDDILSYVEHRRKKGAPSAPATSLNGSTEIIEMDRMRKMISQRMVESKRISAHVTSFIETDMTPVVNWREHVKAEYRKKTGDSITFTPILIEAVAKAIRDYPLINISVEGDKIVKKKDINIGMAVALPDGNLIVPVIHNADHYDLPGLARKVNDLARRARENKLKADDLAGGTYTVSNIGAFSNLMGTPIIVQPQVAIMAFGAIRKKPAVIETPQGDLIGIRSMMFVSHSYDHRVVDGSLGGLFLKRVNDYLENFDITRTIS, from the coding sequence ATGAAAATAATTGAAATGGTAATGCCTCCGATGGGGGAAAGCATCATGGAATGCACTGTGCTTCACCTGCTTGCGGAAGAAGGTGCGAAGGTGCGTGTCGATGACTCCATCCTGGAAGTTGCTACCGATAAAGTTGATACCGAAGTCCCCTGTCCTTATGAGGGAACACTTACGAAATGGCTTGTAAAAGTCGATGACGTGGTGCCGATCGGCAGCGCGGTGGCGCAGATTGAAGTAGCGGACGACGTTGTAGCGCTCGAAGCTCCTCCGCTGGTACCCGTGGAAGAAGAAGCAGACGTTGCCGCAACGGCCGCATTGCTCGAAAAAGATTTCCGGGCGGCCGTAAGCAGAGCGCCTGAACCGGCTTACGAATACGCACCGGCGGATACCGCTGTCAATTCTTTCTATTCGCCGCTAGTCCTCAGCATCGCGCGCGAGGAGCAGATCCCGGTTGACGAGTTGAAAATTATCAAAGGAACGGGCCTGGAAAACCGGGTTACCAAGGACGATATTCTTTCCTATGTGGAGCACCGCCGGAAGAAAGGTGCTCCCTCTGCCCCCGCCACCTCGTTGAATGGCAGTACGGAGATCATTGAAATGGACCGGATGCGGAAGATGATTTCGCAGCGGATGGTCGAGTCGAAGCGGATTTCGGCCCACGTTACTTCGTTCATTGAAACGGATATGACGCCGGTAGTGAACTGGCGGGAGCATGTGAAGGCCGAATACCGCAAAAAGACCGGAGACAGCATTACATTCACGCCGATCCTGATCGAAGCCGTTGCAAAGGCCATCAGGGATTACCCGCTGATCAATATTTCGGTGGAAGGCGACAAGATTGTCAAGAAAAAGGACATTAACATAGGAATGGCCGTAGCATTGCCGGATGGTAACCTGATCGTTCCGGTAATCCACAATGCCGACCACTATGATCTGCCCGGTCTGGCCCGCAAAGTGAACGACCTCGCAAGGCGTGCGCGGGAGAACAAGCTGAAAGCGGACGATCTCGCCGGCGGCACCTACACCGTTTCCAATATCGGCGCGTTCTCGAATTTAATGGGGACACCTATTATCGTACAACCGCAAGTGGCGATCATGGCGTTCGGGGCGATCAGGAAGAAGCCGGCGGTGATAGAAACGCCCCAGGGCGATCTGATCGGTATCCGCAGCATGATGTTCGTCTCCCATTCCTACGACCATCGCGTGGTGGACGGCTCGCTGGGCGGTTTATTCCTCAAACGCGTAAACGATTACCTCGAAAACTTCGACATTACCCGAACGATTAGCTGA
- a CDS encoding 5'(3')-deoxyribonucleotidase encodes MLRLTLDMDDVLANTHEKLVEIVLTDFSTTLHREDFKTKGLRELLHPKQLSKLHRIMDSPGFFADIEVKEGAIETVYQLSKYYELFVATACMEFPNSFRDKFDWLKRHFPFIPWTNVVFCGYKSIVQSDYLIDDHVRNLAAFKGKGILFSSPHNLRETAYKRVSSWKEVSELFLHSV; translated from the coding sequence ATGTTGAGATTAACCCTGGACATGGACGACGTGCTGGCGAACACCCACGAAAAACTCGTCGAGATTGTCCTCACCGACTTTTCGACCACCTTGCACCGGGAGGACTTCAAGACGAAAGGGTTAAGGGAACTGCTGCATCCGAAGCAACTTTCGAAGCTGCACAGGATAATGGATTCGCCGGGCTTTTTTGCCGACATCGAGGTAAAGGAAGGTGCTATCGAAACGGTCTACCAGCTTTCAAAATACTACGAACTTTTTGTGGCAACCGCCTGCATGGAGTTCCCTAACTCGTTTCGGGATAAATTTGACTGGTTGAAGCGGCATTTCCCGTTCATTCCGTGGACCAACGTGGTTTTCTGCGGGTATAAAAGCATTGTACAATCGGATTACCTGATCGACGACCACGTGCGTAACCTGGCTGCCTTCAAAGGTAAAGGCATTCTTTTTTCATCCCCGCATAACCTTCGTGAAACCGCCTATAAACGCGTTTCGAGCTGGAAGGAAGTGTCGGAATTATTTTTGCATAGCGTATGA
- a CDS encoding response regulator transcription factor — protein sequence MKLLLIEDEPKTLQSIRQGLEENGYEVDIAYDGLIGKQLARSNVYQLIISDIIIPGINGIELCREIRSWGDETPILMLTALGTTDDKVTGLDAGADDYLVKPFEFKELLARVRALTKRGSTVSHTAQVLRFADLEVSLDAKTVYRSGNKINLTAREFNLLVYLIRNQGRVISKVEIAEQVWDIGFDTGTNVIEVYVNYLRKKIDKDYPVKLIHTQFGMGYVLKVE from the coding sequence ATGAAACTGTTACTGATAGAGGACGAGCCCAAAACGTTGCAGTCGATACGGCAGGGGCTGGAAGAGAACGGATACGAGGTAGACATTGCCTACGACGGCCTCATTGGCAAGCAGCTGGCACGCAGCAATGTGTACCAGCTGATTATCAGCGACATTATCATACCCGGTATCAATGGTATCGAGCTTTGCCGAGAAATCCGCAGTTGGGGCGATGAAACGCCCATATTAATGCTCACCGCACTGGGAACGACCGACGACAAGGTAACCGGCCTCGATGCCGGTGCGGACGACTACCTGGTCAAGCCATTTGAATTCAAGGAACTCCTGGCACGCGTACGTGCGCTCACGAAGCGCGGATCGACCGTTTCGCACACAGCGCAGGTTCTGCGCTTCGCCGACTTGGAGGTTTCGCTCGATGCGAAAACCGTTTATCGTTCAGGCAACAAGATCAATCTCACGGCGCGGGAATTCAACCTGCTGGTTTATCTGATCCGTAACCAGGGAAGGGTTATTTCGAAGGTCGAAATCGCCGAGCAGGTATGGGATATCGGATTTGATACCGGTACGAATGTTATTGAAGTATATGTAAATTATCTTCGTAAAAAAATTGACAAAGATTACCCGGTCAAACTCATCCACACGCAGTTTGGAATGGGCTATGTGCTTAAAGTAGAATAA
- a CDS encoding HAMP domain-containing sensor histidine kinase yields the protein MHVSNYWLDEIRKAGQIRYDDGDYKVVGLYYKYPFNKAVVMLGAKDLYGQANLSNLKTLLTVLYFIVTFVVAIVGWIFSKRALRPISKVMNAVEGILPQNLDTRLNVPNQKDEIGRLTVTFNKLLDRIETAFQMQKIFVANVSHELKNPLTKIKSQLEVSMLKERNPQEYQMTIRSVLEDIQELGQLSNTLLELAKVSEDQRDLLTEVIRVDDLLLDCRMNLAEANPAYNIQLNFDELPEDDTWLEITGNSTLLKTAFLNLMDNACKFSDDNTVNVCLHPSRGQLGLTFSDNGKGIPEKDKSLVFQPFYRSDNTASIKGYGIGLSLVERIVKLHNGSVSIQSNVPKGTTFRLTFLRL from the coding sequence TTGCACGTCTCGAACTACTGGCTGGATGAGATCCGCAAGGCCGGGCAGATCCGTTACGACGACGGCGATTACAAAGTGGTAGGCCTTTATTATAAATATCCCTTCAATAAAGCCGTGGTAATGCTTGGTGCGAAAGACTTGTACGGACAAGCAAACCTTTCGAACCTAAAAACCCTGCTGACCGTCCTCTATTTTATCGTGACATTCGTGGTGGCGATTGTAGGCTGGATATTCTCGAAACGCGCCTTACGCCCGATTTCCAAGGTAATGAATGCCGTGGAGGGTATATTGCCCCAAAATCTCGACACCAGGCTGAATGTGCCTAACCAAAAGGACGAAATCGGCCGTCTGACTGTGACCTTCAACAAGCTGCTCGACCGTATCGAGACGGCCTTTCAAATGCAGAAAATATTCGTTGCCAATGTTTCGCACGAGCTGAAAAACCCGCTCACGAAAATCAAATCGCAACTGGAAGTGAGTATGCTCAAAGAGCGGAACCCACAGGAGTATCAGATGACGATCCGCTCGGTGCTCGAAGACATTCAGGAGCTTGGCCAGCTTTCGAACACCCTGCTGGAACTCGCCAAAGTGAGCGAAGACCAGCGCGACCTGCTTACGGAGGTCATCCGTGTAGACGACCTGCTGCTCGATTGCCGGATGAACCTGGCCGAAGCGAATCCGGCCTACAATATCCAGCTGAACTTCGACGAGCTCCCCGAAGACGACACCTGGCTCGAAATCACCGGCAACTCCACACTCCTTAAAACCGCTTTCCTGAACCTGATGGACAACGCTTGCAAGTTCTCCGACGACAACACCGTGAACGTGTGCCTGCATCCGTCGCGCGGGCAGCTCGGGCTGACATTTTCGGATAACGGCAAGGGTATTCCGGAGAAGGACAAGAGCCTCGTTTTTCAGCCATTTTACCGCAGCGACAATACCGCGAGCATTAAAGGCTATGGCATCGGCCTGTCGCTGGTGGAGCGGATCGTGAAGTTGCATAACGGCAGCGTCAGCATTCAATCGAACGTCCCGAAAGGCACCACATTTCGCCTGACTTTTTTGCGCCTCTAA
- a CDS encoding acyl-CoA desaturase, whose amino-acid sequence MYIVLIVFVVHWYLSLFCQTFFLHRYSAHKMFIMSKPWERFFYLLTYLSQGSSYLSPRAYAILHRMHHAFSDTEKDPHSPHHTKNVFTMMWETKNIYNAVLNRKRAIETRFERNYPEWNFVEKLGDSWISRIGWGLLYLAFYVLAYIYLDMHWAFFFLLPIHFLMGPIHGAIVNWSGHKYGYQNFDNQDESKNSLIFDFLMMGELFQNNHHKRPNSINFGSKWFEIDPTYPVIKLLNKLKIIEIRKKH is encoded by the coding sequence ATGTATATAGTTCTGATTGTATTTGTTGTACATTGGTATTTGTCATTATTCTGTCAAACCTTTTTCCTGCACCGCTATTCCGCTCATAAAATGTTCATAATGAGCAAGCCGTGGGAACGGTTCTTCTATCTGCTCACCTATCTTTCACAAGGTTCTTCCTATTTAAGCCCACGGGCATATGCGATCCTGCACCGCATGCATCATGCGTTCAGCGATACCGAAAAAGACCCGCATTCTCCGCATCATACCAAAAATGTATTTACCATGATGTGGGAAACCAAAAACATTTACAATGCCGTTTTGAATCGCAAACGGGCCATCGAAACGCGTTTCGAGCGTAACTATCCCGAGTGGAATTTTGTGGAAAAGCTGGGTGATTCCTGGATTTCGAGAATAGGCTGGGGGCTTCTTTACCTCGCATTCTACGTGCTGGCGTACATTTACCTGGATATGCACTGGGCGTTCTTTTTCCTGCTGCCGATCCATTTCCTGATGGGTCCGATCCACGGCGCGATCGTGAACTGGAGCGGGCACAAATATGGCTACCAGAATTTCGATAACCAGGACGAATCCAAGAACTCGCTGATCTTCGATTTCCTGATGATGGGAGAGCTCTTCCAGAACAATCACCACAAACGGCCTAATTCAATCAACTTTGGTTCGAAATGGTTCGAAATCGACCCGACTTACCCGGTGATCAAGCTGCTGAATAAGTTGAAGATTATCGAGATTCGAAAGAAGCACTGA
- a CDS encoding DUF4159 domain-containing protein, which produces MKVHLAVLALFLCASLASFGQSSLKIAKLKYGGGGDWYANKTSLPNLIKFCNAELKMNINPVEDVVEVGSPDIFAYPFVHMTGHGNVVFSEAEAQNLRNYLLSGGFLHVDDNYGLDQFIRREMKKVFPELSFVELPYDHQIYHMKYNFPDGLPKVHEHDGKQPQGFGLIWQGRLICFYSYETDLGNGWEDQSVYNDPEEMRRKALQMGANLLSYAFMIE; this is translated from the coding sequence ATGAAAGTCCACCTCGCCGTTCTCGCCCTATTCCTCTGCGCGTCCCTGGCCTCGTTCGGGCAATCGTCGTTGAAGATCGCCAAGTTGAAATACGGCGGGGGAGGGGATTGGTATGCCAACAAGACCTCGCTGCCGAACCTGATCAAGTTCTGCAATGCGGAGCTTAAAATGAACATCAATCCGGTGGAGGATGTAGTGGAAGTGGGCAGCCCGGATATTTTCGCCTACCCGTTCGTGCACATGACGGGCCATGGAAATGTGGTTTTTTCCGAAGCGGAAGCACAGAACCTGCGGAATTACCTGCTTTCCGGAGGCTTTTTGCATGTGGACGACAACTACGGCCTCGACCAGTTTATCCGCCGCGAAATGAAAAAGGTTTTTCCCGAACTCTCGTTCGTCGAACTTCCTTACGATCATCAGATTTACCATATGAAATATAACTTCCCCGACGGTTTGCCGAAAGTCCACGAACATGACGGTAAGCAGCCGCAGGGCTTCGGATTGATATGGCAGGGGCGGTTGATATGCTTTTACAGCTACGAAACCGACCTCGGAAATGGTTGGGAGGACCAGAGTGTGTATAACGACCCTGAGGAAATGCGCCGCAAGGCATTGCAAATGGGCGCCAACCTGCTGAGTTACGCCTTTATGATCGAATAG
- a CDS encoding 16S rRNA (uracil(1498)-N(3))-methyltransferase: MEVALENGFQTVSLGPTRLRTETAAIAGCHAINLAQVLQ, encoded by the coding sequence GTGGAAGTGGCGCTGGAAAACGGTTTCCAAACCGTGTCCTTAGGCCCCACACGCCTCAGAACCGAAACCGCCGCCATAGCAGGATGCCACGCCATTAACCTGGCGCAGGTTTTGCAATGA